CCCAAGGAGGAACCAATCCATCCGCCGGCCAATACAGCGACTAGCCAAATGCTAACCGCTGGCGGTATCGTTTGTCCTTGAGTCAGCAGCCCACCCAAACCGGCGAGCGAATTGGCGAGAATGAAAGCGGCGGAGATACCGGAGGTCTGCCGAGTGGTGGCCCAACGCATCATCAAGATCAAGGGAGAAAGAAAAATCCCCCCTCCAGTACCAGTCAAACCCGATAGCAGACCAATGCTTGCACCCCAGAAAGCTGCAATGGGCCAGCGGAGAGGTCGCAGGGGTTCCTGCGCTGATCCGAAAGAACCGTCGTCGGTGGAGATAGCCCGGATCGGCTCTTTCAGGAAGCGGCCCGCGGCGAAGAGAAGAACCAATCCGACGATTGGTTTGTAAAGCGTCGTGGGCAAGGTCCAGTATCCCCCCAGGGCCGCGCAGGGAATCGAAGCTGAGGTGAACAAAAACCAGATGCGTGGTTGGAAGCAACCGGCACGAATGTAGCGCACTGTGGCCAAGATGGCTACCGCCACATTCAGGATCAAAGCCGCCGGTTTCATCCGATCGGGAGCTAAGCCGAATAGGCTCATCGCGGCCAGATAAGCGGAAGCCCCGGCATGCCCCACTGAGGAGTACAGGACGGCCGCTGCAAAAATCAGCAGCGTCAGAATGCCGGCTTCCCCCCAACTTAGCGCGTCCATGGTTGGTGAATGGGTATCAACAGCGCCGTCGTATCTGACGGCTTATATTACGTTGTAGGTAAGAATCGAAGGGCTGCGTGTCCAATGTGTGCCTCGCCAGCATACACTGTTCAGGGACAAGCTCCAGACCAGCCAAAGTGTCGACCGACTCGATTTGGGAATCCCAACTATGAGCCAAAGCATACAGCAGCCGCCCCGCGGAATTATCCCGCCCTTAGTGACTCCATTTCGTGATGACGAAGATTTGGACCTTCCCCGCTTGCGGTGGTTGATTGATTGGCAGATCAGCAGTGGTGTGGACGCCATCTTCATCTTAGGCACCACGGGCGAGTTCTATGCCTTGGACGAGGCGGAAAAGCAAGCGGTGACAGTCACGGCCGTTGCTCATTGCCGCGGGAGGGTTCCTGTTTGGGTGGGCGTCAGTGCAGAATCGACACGAGAAGTCCTACGCTTGACTCAGATGGCGCAACGCGAGGGTGCCGACGGAGTTTCTGTTTTGACCCCCTACTTCATTAAGCCCAACCAACAGGAATTGTACGATCACTTTCGCCGGGTAGCAGAAAACACCTCCCTGCCGGTGGTGTTGTATAACAATCCGGCAACCTGCGGCGGCCTGAACATCGAAGCCCCTACCGTTGCTCGCCTTGTGGAGCATCACCGCAACATCGTCGGAATCAAGGACAGTTCCGGTGATTTGCAAAACACAATCGAGCTGATTCGGTTAACACCGGCGGAGCGGTTTAGCGTCCTCAACGGTCGAGACACGTTGATCTTCGCAGCCCTGCAAGCTGGCGCCCAAGGAGCGATTCCCGCGACCGCCAACATCGCACCGGAACTATGCGTCGGGATTTACCAGAGCTTTCGCCGCGGAGATTGGGAGCAAGCCCGGCAGTGTCAGGCTCGGCTTCACCCGATCCGCATGGCCATGTCCTTGAGTACAGGCAACGGAATGATCAAGGAAGCTATGGCTTTGCTTGGCCGTTCCTGCGGTCCTAACCGCCGCCCGATTGCACCGCTGAGCGAAGACAAAAGGCAACTGCTCCGCAAAATCCTAGAGCAAGCCGGGTTGAACCCTCTCGCTTCTGCGTTACCCGCAGGATAGCACTACTTACCTTCCCATAGCCCCAATACAGCCCTCATTGTAGGGCAGATAGGGGGCATTGTCATTCT
This genomic interval from Thermogemmata fonticola contains the following:
- a CDS encoding sulfite exporter TauE/SafE family protein, with the translated sequence MDALSWGEAGILTLLIFAAAVLYSSVGHAGASAYLAAMSLFGLAPDRMKPAALILNVAVAILATVRYIRAGCFQPRIWFLFTSASIPCAALGGYWTLPTTLYKPIVGLVLLFAAGRFLKEPIRAISTDDGSFGSAQEPLRPLRWPIAAFWGASIGLLSGLTGTGGGIFLSPLILMMRWATTRQTSGISAAFILANSLAGLGGLLTQGQTIPPAVSIWLVAVLAGGWIGSSLGVRRLNTASLRKLLGVVLVIAGGKMLLSDLSWYQFFSNLGS
- the dapA gene encoding 4-hydroxy-tetrahydrodipicolinate synthase, with translation MSQSIQQPPRGIIPPLVTPFRDDEDLDLPRLRWLIDWQISSGVDAIFILGTTGEFYALDEAEKQAVTVTAVAHCRGRVPVWVGVSAESTREVLRLTQMAQREGADGVSVLTPYFIKPNQQELYDHFRRVAENTSLPVVLYNNPATCGGLNIEAPTVARLVEHHRNIVGIKDSSGDLQNTIELIRLTPAERFSVLNGRDTLIFAALQAGAQGAIPATANIAPELCVGIYQSFRRGDWEQARQCQARLHPIRMAMSLSTGNGMIKEAMALLGRSCGPNRRPIAPLSEDKRQLLRKILEQAGLNPLASALPAG